The DNA segment CGTGCCCGCGCTTCCCTTTGCGCTCGCAACGGTTTTCTTCACGCTCGCCGTCGTGCCGGTCTTCTACCAGACGCTCGCGGTCCTTATAATTGCGCTCGCGCTGCACACCGCCGCGCTCGCCGTCGGCCCCGTGCGCGTCCGCCTCCTGCAAATCGGCCCGCGCGTCGAGGAAAGCGCGCGTTCTTTCGGCTATTCCGCGCCCGCCGCCTTTCGCCACGTCACGCTCCCGGCGCTCTCGCGAAGCGTGCTGGCCGGCGCGATCTTCGTCTTTATCGTGGTGGCGAAAGAACTGCCGATCACGCTTCTTCTCGCACCCTCCGGCTTCACTACCATGGCGATGAACGTTTTCAGCCGCACGCATGAGGGCATGCTCTACGAGGCCGCGCCCTATGCCGCGCTCATGATCGCCTTTTCCGCGGTCTCCGTTGCGCTGATGCTCCGTTCCGAAAGAAATCACCCGTGACACATCCCACGAACACCGACCGCCCCTTCCTTCGCATCGTGGGTGTTACGAAGCGCTTCGGCGATATGACGGCGCTCAAGGACGTTTCGCTCGACCTTCGCGAAGGCGAGATCCATGCTCTGATCGGGCCGTCCGGCTGCGGCAAGTCCACGCTTCTTCGCATCGTCGCCGGTTTCGAGACGGCGGACGAAGGTTCCGTTCATCTGGGGCAGCGCCGCATCGACACGCTCAAGCCCGAAGCGCGCGGCATCGGCATCGTCTTCCAGGACTATGCGTTGTTTCCGCATCTGACCGCAGCGCAAAACGTGGCATTCGCGCTGAAATATGCGAACGATACCCGTCGGGCCGCAGGGACCGCGCCCCTCCTGCGCATGGTTCGCCTCGATGGCCTCGAAAACCGCTTTCCCGACGAATTGTCGGGCGGACAGCAGCAGCGCGTTGCGCTCGCGCGGACCTTCGCGGCGGGCCCGCGCACCATCCTTCTCGACGAGCCGTTTTCCAATCTCGACGCCTCCTTGCGCGAGACGACCCGGCGCGAGATCCGCGACATCCTGAAGGCGAGCGGCCTCGGCATTCTGTTCGTCACCCACGACCGCGAGGAAGCGTTGTCCTTCGCCGACCGCATCACCGTGCTCCGCCAGGGGCGCGTCGAACAGACGGGCCTGCCGAAGGATCTTTATTTTCGCCCGGCTAACGCCTTCGTCGCGGGCTTTCTCGGTTCGACAAATCTCCTCGATGGCGTCGCGAACGGGGCGATTGCCGAAACGCCGCTCGGGCGCGTGAGCCTCGACCGGCCCGCAAGCGGCCACGTGCGGCTGTCGCTGCGCCCCGAATCGATCCGCATTGCGCCCGGGGGTGGCGAAGGCGTGCCCGCCACCGTCGCGAGCCTCGTGTTCAAGGGACACGACGCGTCGGCATTCGTACGCGTGGGCGAGACCACCTTCGAGGTGCTGACAACCGCATTGCTCGATATCGAGCCCGGGCAGTGCGTGCATGTCGCCGCGCGCTCGTGCGCCGTCGTACTGGAGGAGTAAAGCGCTTCTGGTGGGGACGAGGGCGGAGAAGCGAGCCTTCTGTCCGCCCTCGCGCTTGTCTCTTTTTACTTCTGGAAGATCTGATCGAAGACGCCGCCTTCGCCGAAGTGCTCTTTCTGTGCTTTTTCCCAGCCGCCGAGAAGCCCCTCAACCGTGAATGTTTTCAGCGCCGGGAAACGGCTCGCATGTTTCGCGGCAACCTCAGCATCGCGCGGGCGAAAATCGCGGTTCGCGATGATCTCCTGCCCCTGCGGTGAGAACAGGAATTCGAGATAGGCTGTCGCTTGCTTTCGCGTGCCGCGTCTGTCGACGACCGAATCGACGACCGCCACCGGCGGCTCGGCCTCGATGCTGATCGACGGATACACGATGTCGAACTTGTCCTCGCCGATCTCTCGGGCGAGCGCCAGGGCTTCGCTCTCGAAGGTGATCAGAACATCGCCGATCTGGTTCTGCGTGAAGGTCGTCGTCGCACCGCGTCCGCCGCCGTCGAGCACGGGCACGTTCGCAAACAGCCGCGTGACGAAATCCTTCGCGGCGGCGGCATCCCCGCCTTTCTGGAGGGAATAGCCCCATGCCGAGAGATACGTATAGCGGCCATTACCCGAAGTCTTCGGGTTCGGCACAATGACCTGAAGCCCTTTTTTCGTCAGGTCGTCCCAGTCCTTGATGGCTTTCGGGTTCCCCTTGCGCACGACGAAAACGGTGGTGGTCGTATAGGGGCTAGCCTTGAACGGGAAGCGGTCGCGCCAATCCTTGGCGATGATGCCCTTGTCGGCGATGACGTCGATGTCGGGAGACTGGTTCATGGTAACGACGTCGGCTTCGAGGCCATTGAGGACGGAAAGCGCCTGCTTGCTCGACC comes from the Rhodomicrobium lacus genome and includes:
- a CDS encoding ABC transporter ATP-binding protein: MTHPTNTDRPFLRIVGVTKRFGDMTALKDVSLDLREGEIHALIGPSGCGKSTLLRIVAGFETADEGSVHLGQRRIDTLKPEARGIGIVFQDYALFPHLTAAQNVAFALKYANDTRRAAGTAPLLRMVRLDGLENRFPDELSGGQQQRVALARTFAAGPRTILLDEPFSNLDASLRETTRREIRDILKASGLGILFVTHDREEALSFADRITVLRQGRVEQTGLPKDLYFRPANAFVAGFLGSTNLLDGVANGAIAETPLGRVSLDRPASGHVRLSLRPESIRIAPGGGEGVPATVASLVFKGHDASAFVRVGETTFEVLTTALLDIEPGQCVHVAARSCAVVLEE
- a CDS encoding sulfate ABC transporter substrate-binding protein, whose product is MPRTPFAAVIAFAVLAFSTPTFAQTTIFNVSYDVTRELYKEINPAFEADWKAKSGEAVTVKQSHGGSSKQALSVLNGLEADVVTMNQSPDIDVIADKGIIAKDWRDRFPFKASPYTTTTVFVVRKGNPKAIKDWDDLTKKGLQVIVPNPKTSGNGRYTYLSAWGYSLQKGGDAAAAKDFVTRLFANVPVLDGGGRGATTTFTQNQIGDVLITFESEALALAREIGEDKFDIVYPSISIEAEPPVAVVDSVVDRRGTRKQATAYLEFLFSPQGQEIIANRDFRPRDAEVAAKHASRFPALKTFTVEGLLGGWEKAQKEHFGEGGVFDQIFQK